A genomic region of Nakamurella alba contains the following coding sequences:
- a CDS encoding Lrp/AsnC family transcriptional regulator, translating into MSEAPIDDLDRRIIRSVQIHPRAPMNLLARALEVSEQTVSRRFQRLRGEGVVRVIGLVDPRRLGQVDWTVRLTCRPHAARAVARALAARDDVAWVALTGGGAEIMASIRARTRDQRDDLLLRRLPRTAEVLSLQAMMVLHRFAGQEDDWSGFGGDLADGAVALLREHRPVVDHGAPAPEPTADDEPMLAALRRDGRTPVAALAAATGWTAGRVTRRLDHLIGTGTLYLDVDLATARLGFPLDVMHWLEIEPARVHEFGEILGQESDVSFCAATTGSANLMAASTHADLDSLYDFTGRVGRLGPGLRHLEVVPVLRRLKQAGSLLEGSGLRDPSVPV; encoded by the coding sequence ATGAGCGAGGCACCGATCGACGATCTCGATCGGCGGATCATCCGATCCGTCCAGATCCACCCGCGAGCTCCGATGAACCTGTTGGCCCGAGCACTGGAGGTGTCCGAGCAGACGGTGTCCCGCCGGTTCCAGCGGTTGCGCGGGGAGGGCGTGGTCCGCGTCATCGGCCTGGTGGATCCGCGGCGGCTGGGCCAGGTCGACTGGACGGTCCGGCTCACCTGCCGTCCGCACGCGGCCCGCGCGGTGGCGCGCGCCCTCGCCGCCCGGGACGACGTGGCCTGGGTGGCACTCACCGGCGGCGGCGCCGAGATCATGGCCTCGATCCGGGCCCGCACCCGCGACCAGCGCGACGACCTGCTGCTCCGGCGCCTGCCCCGCACTGCCGAGGTGCTGTCGCTGCAGGCGATGATGGTGCTGCACCGGTTCGCCGGGCAGGAGGACGACTGGTCGGGATTCGGTGGCGACCTGGCGGACGGGGCCGTGGCGCTGCTGCGCGAGCACCGGCCCGTCGTCGACCACGGTGCACCGGCCCCCGAACCGACCGCCGACGACGAGCCGATGCTGGCGGCGCTGCGCCGGGACGGCCGGACACCGGTGGCTGCGCTGGCGGCAGCGACCGGGTGGACCGCGGGACGGGTCACCCGGCGGTTGGATCACCTGATCGGCACCGGGACCCTCTACCTGGACGTCGATCTCGCGACGGCCCGGCTGGGATTCCCGCTGGACGTCATGCACTGGCTGGAGATCGAGCCGGCCCGGGTCCACGAGTTCGGCGAGATACTCGGCCAGGAAAGCGATGTCAGCTTCTGTGCAGCGACCACCGGGTCGGCGAACCTGATGGCCGCCTCCACCCACGCCGATCTCGACTCGCTTTACGACTTCACCGGCCGGGTCGGACGTCTCGGCCCGGGACTGCGTCATCTCGAGGTGGTGCCGGTGCTGCGCCGGCTGAAGCAAGCCGGGTCGCTGCTGGAGGGCAGTGGACTACGGGATCCTTCCGTGCCGGTATGA
- a CDS encoding sigma-70 family RNA polymerase sigma factor: MADQFTPLSSTTSMTTLVDGSAPGSVAPARRALAAVPAPGSAREERHTRVRQLLEQMVASTDPATKRRLMTRVITEHRGAARAVAARYRGKGVEAADLEQLAWLGLVKAAQRWEPGHCDDFLQYAVPTMTGEIKRYFRDHSAMVRPPRKLQEIRAAMTAADAGRQGEPHTDLELSEIVGVPVGSIREAREVAAISYPVSLDAPDRTGQENGRQLAAEDDGFGAVEDRMVIADIMAGLTERERRVVDLRFTRGLSQSEIGKLIGVSQMQVSRILRVIAEKARATVAGQQLALTA, from the coding sequence GTGGCCGACCAGTTCACCCCCCTGTCCAGCACCACGTCCATGACCACCCTTGTCGACGGGTCCGCCCCCGGATCGGTCGCTCCCGCCCGCCGCGCGCTCGCCGCGGTGCCTGCACCCGGATCCGCACGCGAGGAGCGGCACACCCGGGTCCGGCAGTTGCTGGAGCAGATGGTGGCGTCCACCGACCCGGCCACCAAGCGGCGGCTGATGACCCGGGTGATCACCGAGCACCGCGGCGCGGCGCGCGCGGTCGCCGCCCGGTACCGCGGAAAGGGTGTCGAGGCCGCGGATCTCGAGCAGTTGGCCTGGCTGGGCCTGGTGAAGGCGGCCCAGCGCTGGGAGCCCGGGCACTGCGACGACTTCCTCCAGTACGCCGTCCCCACGATGACGGGGGAGATCAAGCGGTACTTCCGTGACCACTCGGCGATGGTCCGGCCGCCGCGCAAGCTGCAGGAGATCCGGGCGGCGATGACCGCTGCGGACGCCGGGCGGCAGGGCGAGCCGCACACCGACCTCGAGCTGAGCGAGATCGTCGGCGTGCCGGTGGGTTCCATCCGGGAGGCCCGGGAGGTGGCGGCGATCTCGTACCCGGTGTCGCTGGACGCCCCCGATCGCACCGGGCAGGAGAACGGTCGCCAGCTGGCCGCCGAGGACGACGGGTTCGGCGCGGTCGAGGATCGCATGGTGATCGCCGACATCATGGCCGGACTGACCGAGCGTGAACGCCGGGTGGTGGACCTGCGGTTCACCCGCGGGCTGTCCCAGTCCGAGATCGGCAAGCTGATCGGGGTCAGCCAGATGCAGGTCTCCCGGATCCTCCGGGTGATCGCCGAGAAGGCGAGAGCGACGGTCGCCGGGCAGCAGCTCGCACTCACCGCCTGA
- a CDS encoding DUF6176 family protein: protein MTDREPQPHTPFRPERVSHPMPPTVPTGLRLELSRARLLPGRADEHRQWMQELTDRYDECLDTLPAERAAFEATFRHTEADGSEWMYHLQLIGEDGRGLDTSNPVDAAHEAWARRVKEAGWEELRPVFMLAPQHIMDALTHWGRTGTP from the coding sequence ATGACGGATCGTGAACCGCAGCCGCACACCCCCTTCCGGCCCGAGCGGGTGAGCCATCCCATGCCGCCGACGGTCCCCACCGGGCTCCGGCTGGAGCTGTCCCGGGCGCGGCTGCTGCCCGGCAGGGCGGACGAGCACCGGCAGTGGATGCAGGAACTGACCGACCGCTACGACGAATGCCTGGACACCCTGCCCGCCGAACGCGCGGCCTTCGAGGCGACCTTCCGGCACACCGAAGCCGACGGGTCGGAGTGGATGTACCACCTGCAACTCATCGGCGAGGACGGCCGCGGGCTGGACACGTCCAACCCGGTCGACGCGGCGCACGAGGCCTGGGCCCGTCGGGTGAAGGAGGCCGGCTGGGAGGAGCTGCGGCCGGTCTTCATGCTCGCGCCGCAGCACATCATGGACGCCCTGACCCACTGGGGCCGCACCGGCACTCCCTGA
- a CDS encoding mechanosensitive ion channel domain-containing protein, giving the protein MTTEQHAPDHPHHFTPLGAKVRVRLKRILPPLVLAALAYVIGGDLGGLDQPGTATVSVFGWQFSAPGGWVVLGVIVLAVVFAGAGIIGARAVGNELARVSEVKAGPSAGAAVRLVVIIGGYAIVLLSTLTLLGVSARNLLVGGAVTGVVIGIAAQQTLGNFFAGIVLFFARPYVPGQRVKIRSGALGGPFEGVIVRAGMMYTLIETDDEGPVNLPNAALLGSAIGPAPEKKPDEETATPTPTDLTAPDLTKHP; this is encoded by the coding sequence ATGACGACGGAGCAGCACGCCCCCGACCACCCGCACCACTTCACCCCGTTGGGCGCGAAGGTCAGGGTGCGGCTCAAGCGGATCCTGCCGCCGCTGGTGCTCGCCGCGCTGGCCTACGTCATCGGTGGCGACCTCGGCGGGCTGGACCAGCCCGGGACGGCGACGGTCAGCGTGTTCGGCTGGCAGTTCTCGGCGCCGGGCGGCTGGGTGGTGCTGGGGGTGATCGTGCTGGCGGTGGTGTTCGCCGGGGCCGGCATCATCGGGGCGCGGGCGGTCGGCAACGAGCTCGCCAGGGTGAGCGAGGTCAAGGCCGGCCCGAGCGCGGGTGCCGCGGTCCGGCTGGTGGTGATCATCGGCGGGTACGCGATCGTGCTGCTGTCCACGCTGACCCTGCTCGGGGTGAGCGCCCGCAACCTGCTGGTCGGCGGTGCGGTGACAGGTGTGGTGATCGGTATCGCCGCGCAGCAGACCCTGGGCAACTTCTTCGCCGGCATCGTGCTGTTCTTCGCCCGGCCCTACGTCCCGGGGCAGCGGGTGAAGATCCGCAGCGGTGCGCTGGGCGGTCCGTTCGAGGGGGTGATCGTCCGCGCCGGGATGATGTACACCCTGATCGAGACCGACGACGAGGGCCCGGTCAACCTGCCCAACGCCGCCCTGCTCGGCTCCGCGATCGGCCCCGCGCCGGAGAAGAAGCCCGACGAGGAGACCGCAACACCCACCCCCACTGACCTCACCGCCCCCGACCTGACCAAGCACCCCTGA
- a CDS encoding SGNH/GDSL hydrolase family protein, with protein MPEQFDYSNLTGRPPGRVVRVLGALMPGVRTVQEQVTPYARAWRRDNLGALTARGPLWVALGDSMSQGIGATAHDRGWVGQLHDLLRADRPDLRLVNLSQSGARLQDVLDDQLPALRELPSPVLTTLLIGSNDMVSHRYRGGARDRMREVLAALADLPGLKVVGTLPNPNRTAAGMSALAVRAAQQRGMAVAELREPRTTQWQGKLAPDHFHPNDAGYTSIAEVFADAIGPLSERVAG; from the coding sequence ATGCCAGAGCAGTTCGACTACTCCAACCTCACCGGCCGTCCGCCGGGCCGGGTGGTGCGGGTGCTCGGTGCGCTGATGCCCGGCGTCCGGACCGTGCAGGAGCAGGTCACCCCGTACGCGCGGGCCTGGCGCCGGGACAACCTCGGCGCGCTGACCGCCCGCGGCCCGCTCTGGGTCGCCCTCGGTGACTCGATGAGCCAGGGCATCGGAGCGACCGCCCACGACCGGGGCTGGGTCGGGCAGCTCCACGACCTGCTGCGTGCCGATCGGCCCGACCTCCGGCTGGTGAACCTCTCGCAGAGCGGCGCCCGGCTGCAGGACGTGCTCGACGACCAGCTGCCGGCACTGCGCGAGCTGCCCTCACCGGTGCTGACCACACTGCTGATCGGGTCCAACGACATGGTCAGCCACCGGTACCGCGGCGGTGCCCGGGACCGGATGCGCGAGGTGCTGGCCGCGTTGGCCGACCTGCCCGGCCTCAAGGTCGTCGGGACCCTGCCGAACCCGAACCGCACCGCGGCCGGCATGTCGGCGCTGGCTGTGCGTGCCGCGCAGCAGCGCGGGATGGCGGTCGCCGAACTCCGGGAACCGCGCACGACTCAGTGGCAGGGCAAGCTCGCCCCGGACCACTTCCACCCCAACGATGCCGGGTACACCTCGATCGCCGAGGTCTTCGCCGACGCGATCGGGCCGCTGTCCGAGCGCGTCGCCGGCTGA
- a CDS encoding DUF6069 family protein — translation MTTSIITPSASTPNYGDRSYGDRNHGTPAGTGYGSTYSTSRPGFQAAAQHVANPDRVHATTAGRNYGSAGYGNDLGYGDDLGYGTGANRAPQQTPLRRIEAQADGFAPAWSAAPQGYRDDRPAAVAPAAPIAKATDEPIAVPTGLFTRRNPGIDQGRFWVGTVLTAAVAALIGIIGMVVAGGIFHIPALAAAGDGTLSEGHLAFYGLSIAVIALAAGLIYDGMLHFAPRPMLFFGWLAGLGAVLAAVTPFALGESLHTQIALAVINLLAGTAIMGLIPLAAIAARPRS, via the coding sequence ATGACCACCAGCATCATCACCCCCAGCGCCAGCACCCCGAACTACGGCGACCGGAGCTACGGCGACCGGAACCACGGCACCCCTGCCGGCACCGGGTACGGCAGCACCTACAGCACCTCCCGCCCCGGCTTCCAGGCCGCCGCCCAGCACGTCGCGAACCCGGACCGGGTGCACGCCACCACCGCCGGCCGGAACTACGGCAGTGCCGGATACGGCAACGACCTCGGCTACGGCGACGACCTGGGCTACGGCACGGGCGCGAACCGCGCGCCGCAGCAGACCCCGCTGCGCCGGATCGAGGCACAGGCCGACGGGTTCGCCCCGGCCTGGAGCGCCGCACCGCAGGGCTACCGCGACGACCGCCCGGCCGCGGTGGCACCGGCCGCTCCGATCGCGAAGGCCACCGACGAGCCGATCGCCGTGCCCACCGGCCTGTTCACCCGCCGCAACCCCGGCATCGACCAGGGCCGGTTCTGGGTCGGCACCGTGCTGACCGCCGCGGTCGCCGCACTGATCGGCATCATCGGCATGGTGGTGGCCGGCGGCATCTTCCACATCCCGGCGCTGGCCGCGGCCGGTGACGGCACCCTCAGCGAGGGACACCTTGCCTTCTACGGGCTCTCGATCGCCGTCATCGCCCTGGCCGCCGGCCTGATCTACGACGGCATGCTGCACTTCGCCCCCCGCCCGATGCTGTTCTTCGGCTGGCTGGCCGGGCTCGGCGCCGTGCTCGCCGCGGTCACCCCGTTCGCCCTGGGCGAGTCGCTGCACACCCAGATCGCCCTCGCCGTGATCAACCTGCTGGCCGGCACCGCGATCATGGGCCTCATCCCGCTGGCGGCCATCGCGGCCCGGCCGCGGTCCTGA
- a CDS encoding response regulator transcription factor, producing MSQTDAPVRVVVVDDHPFFRDGVIRGLTQSGRVQIVGEAGDGREAIDVIAAETPDVAVVDYQMPDLDGIAVVHAVTRDGGSTRILLLSAFTDSAIVFRALEEGAAGYLSKDAKRAEIVDAVLRVARGETVVPAELAAGLAGQIRMRAQQSAPVLSERERQVLEGFARGLSVPQLAKELYLGASTVKTHSLRLYEKLGVSDRAAAVAEAMRQGLLE from the coding sequence ATGTCGCAGACCGACGCACCGGTGCGGGTGGTGGTGGTCGACGACCACCCGTTCTTCCGGGACGGCGTGATCCGTGGGCTGACCCAGAGCGGACGGGTCCAGATCGTCGGTGAGGCCGGGGACGGGCGCGAGGCGATCGACGTGATCGCCGCCGAGACACCGGATGTCGCGGTCGTCGACTACCAGATGCCGGACCTGGACGGGATCGCCGTGGTGCACGCGGTGACCCGGGACGGCGGCAGCACCCGGATCCTGTTGCTGTCCGCCTTCACCGACAGCGCCATCGTCTTCCGGGCCCTGGAGGAAGGTGCCGCCGGTTACCTCAGCAAGGATGCCAAGCGGGCCGAGATCGTCGATGCCGTCCTGCGTGTCGCCCGCGGCGAGACGGTGGTGCCGGCGGAGCTGGCTGCCGGGCTGGCCGGGCAGATCCGGATGCGGGCGCAGCAGAGCGCCCCGGTGCTGAGCGAGCGGGAGCGACAGGTGTTGGAGGGCTTCGCGCGTGGCCTGTCCGTGCCGCAGCTCGCCAAGGAGCTCTACCTCGGCGCGTCCACCGTGAAGACCCACAGCCTGCGCCTGTACGAGAAGCTCGGGGTGTCCGACCGGGCGGCGGCGGTCGCCGAGGCGATGCGCCAGGGCCTGCTGGAGTGA
- a CDS encoding sensor histidine kinase: MTDPARRLARLARDPSLRGTLLDHAARGVAVQLVLRAVLAVFVVLVVLLVPPTDDSVVCRVIGLGYAAVALGLTVPLLRPSLGATRHGWMLLFLDLVALAAVSVIAGRSEQTWTDDILVNGFFLLPVLAATQLRPWVCLWVSVPTVALYLGVGLASQEANTEPTLSVLLRTGVLAGVCAGCLLLARLQRSRVLAIGDLVAERAGLSAELLAIEGREQRELSETLHDGALQYVLAARQDLEDARDGDTVALDRIEHALAESAGLLRSTVSQLHPAVLERGGLGPALTDLARSVGGGRGPEITVTVSGPDRKTPADGLLLSTARELLTNAVRHSGAGTVHLALDLDPERAVLTVTDDGKGIADGVLEQRIAEGHIGLASRRVRLAAVGGALEIAPGVPQGTVVTARVPLDRA, translated from the coding sequence ATGACCGACCCGGCCCGGCGTCTGGCGCGGCTCGCGCGGGATCCGTCGCTGCGCGGCACCCTGCTCGACCACGCCGCCCGCGGCGTCGCCGTCCAGCTCGTGCTGCGTGCCGTGCTCGCGGTGTTCGTCGTCCTGGTCGTGCTGCTGGTGCCACCGACGGACGACTCGGTGGTGTGCCGGGTGATCGGTCTCGGCTACGCCGCGGTGGCGCTGGGTCTCACGGTCCCGCTGCTGCGACCCTCGCTCGGCGCCACCCGGCACGGCTGGATGCTGCTCTTCCTGGATCTCGTTGCCCTGGCGGCGGTCTCGGTGATCGCCGGCCGGTCCGAGCAGACCTGGACCGACGACATCCTGGTCAACGGATTCTTCCTGTTGCCGGTGCTGGCGGCCACCCAGCTGCGGCCCTGGGTGTGCCTGTGGGTGTCGGTGCCGACGGTCGCGCTCTACCTCGGCGTCGGCCTGGCGTCCCAGGAGGCGAACACCGAACCCACACTGTCGGTGTTGCTGCGCACCGGCGTGCTGGCCGGGGTGTGCGCGGGTTGCCTGCTGCTCGCCAGGCTGCAGCGCTCACGAGTGCTGGCCATCGGCGACCTCGTCGCGGAACGGGCCGGTCTCAGTGCAGAGCTGCTGGCCATCGAGGGCCGCGAGCAACGGGAGCTCTCCGAGACGCTGCACGACGGTGCGCTGCAATACGTCCTCGCCGCTCGCCAGGATCTCGAGGACGCCCGCGACGGCGACACCGTGGCCCTGGACCGGATCGAGCACGCGCTCGCCGAGTCGGCCGGCCTGCTCCGGTCGACGGTGTCCCAGTTGCACCCCGCGGTGCTGGAGCGGGGCGGACTCGGGCCGGCGCTGACCGACCTGGCCCGATCGGTCGGCGGCGGCCGCGGGCCGGAGATCACCGTCACCGTGTCCGGTCCGGACCGGAAGACTCCCGCCGACGGACTGCTGCTCTCGACCGCGCGCGAGTTGCTGACCAATGCCGTCCGGCACTCCGGGGCCGGGACGGTGCACCTGGCCCTGGATCTCGATCCGGAGCGCGCGGTGCTGACGGTGACCGACGACGGGAAGGGCATCGCCGACGGCGTGCTGGAGCAGCGGATCGCGGAGGGTCACATCGGCCTGGCCTCCCGCCGGGTGCGGCTGGCGGCCGTCGGCGGCGCACTGGAGATCGCGCCGGGTGTACCGCAGGGAACGGTCGTCACCGCCCGGGTTCCGCTCGACCGGGCCTGA
- a CDS encoding TfoX/Sxy family protein, giving the protein MTPEQSELVDRLRAALSTAPVTKEVSMFGGRSFMVAGKLAVCALKNGGLLVRVDADRHDEFLALPGAVQAHMGADRTMGPGWIEVSAAALDGPGLDTWVGRALQYNRTVTD; this is encoded by the coding sequence ATGACACCGGAGCAGAGCGAGCTCGTCGACCGCCTCCGTGCCGCGCTCTCGACGGCACCCGTGACCAAGGAGGTGTCGATGTTCGGCGGCCGGTCGTTCATGGTGGCCGGGAAACTTGCGGTCTGCGCCCTGAAGAACGGTGGCCTGCTGGTGCGGGTCGACGCCGACCGGCACGACGAATTCCTGGCACTCCCGGGTGCGGTCCAGGCCCACATGGGTGCCGACCGGACCATGGGGCCGGGCTGGATCGAGGTGTCCGCAGCCGCACTCGACGGTCCGGGCCTGGACACCTGGGTCGGCCGGGCCCTCCAGTACAACCGCACGGTCACCGACTGA
- a CDS encoding transaldolase family protein — MMSLYVDSAVRDEVEPLLATGLFRGMTTNPTLLHRAGLTGADLPAVYDWAVAAGSREVFVQAWGADAGAIEASGRKLRELGDATVIKVAATGAGLQAAAKLAADGIPVLVTVVYAVHQAVSAAAAGAQFLAPYVGRMADLGLAGREDTLQMHRILQSSGTGARVLAASVRSTADLVALAAGGVDAFALPVPVCRALLHDAHTETAAAAFDALSAEW, encoded by the coding sequence ATGATGTCCCTGTACGTCGATTCCGCGGTCCGCGACGAGGTCGAGCCGCTGTTGGCCACCGGCCTGTTCCGGGGCATGACGACCAACCCCACGCTGCTGCACCGGGCCGGGCTGACCGGCGCCGACCTGCCGGCCGTCTACGACTGGGCCGTCGCGGCCGGGTCGCGTGAGGTGTTCGTCCAGGCCTGGGGTGCCGACGCCGGGGCGATCGAGGCGTCCGGCCGGAAGCTGCGTGAGCTGGGGGACGCCACGGTGATCAAGGTGGCGGCCACCGGTGCCGGGCTGCAGGCCGCCGCGAAGCTGGCCGCCGACGGGATCCCGGTGCTGGTCACCGTCGTCTACGCCGTGCACCAGGCGGTGTCGGCGGCCGCCGCCGGGGCGCAGTTCCTGGCCCCGTACGTCGGCCGGATGGCCGACCTCGGGCTGGCCGGGCGGGAGGACACCCTGCAGATGCACCGGATCCTGCAGTCGTCCGGCACCGGTGCCCGGGTGCTCGCCGCCAGCGTCCGGTCCACCGCCGACCTGGTGGCGCTCGCGGCGGGTGGGGTCGACGCCTTCGCGCTCCCGGTCCCGGTGTGCCGGGCACTGCTGCACGACGCCCACACCGAGACCGCCGCGGCCGCGTTCGACGCGCTGTCGGCGGAATGGTGA